Proteins from a single region of bacterium:
- a CDS encoding class I SAM-dependent methyltransferase has protein sequence MIDEQYTAALLVAFENTVCPNCAFAENISIYTFTDKFGSYNLVRCKYCQLSYLNPRPTKSTIGIYYEAGQYTPFLSSGSDFSLFGRLYTAIRKYSVRWKRKKIEHFRAGSSILDIGCGTGEFLSEMQSNGWATCGLEPSQEASEFARKTYHLEIETGFIDHKDMEFSISRFDVITMWHVLEHVHSPLEALDRVRTLLAADGLLIIALPNVSSFDAGAYKKDWVALDVPRHLLHFTPDTLKSILHKAGMEIVKQHQMPLDTVFNCLMSEKKIMENVPWYTIPFFLLRMKLLILISWIVGLNNKRGSSVMYYVRKIKA, from the coding sequence ATGATCGATGAACAATATACGGCTGCCTTACTGGTGGCATTTGAAAACACCGTCTGTCCGAATTGCGCTTTTGCAGAAAATATATCGATATATACATTTACAGATAAGTTCGGTTCGTATAATTTAGTTCGCTGTAAATATTGTCAGTTAAGTTATTTGAATCCGAGGCCGACAAAATCAACCATTGGCATATATTATGAGGCCGGTCAGTATACGCCGTTTTTGAGTTCGGGAAGTGATTTTTCACTATTTGGCCGTTTATATACCGCCATCAGAAAATATTCCGTTCGCTGGAAGCGAAAGAAAATTGAACACTTCAGGGCAGGCAGTTCAATATTGGACATTGGCTGCGGAACGGGTGAATTCTTGTCTGAAATGCAGTCAAACGGATGGGCGACATGTGGATTGGAGCCGTCGCAAGAAGCATCGGAATTTGCAAGGAAAACGTATCACCTGGAAATTGAAACCGGATTTATCGATCACAAAGACATGGAATTTTCAATCAGCCGGTTTGACGTTATAACTATGTGGCATGTGTTGGAGCATGTTCACAGTCCTTTGGAAGCGCTGGACAGAGTTCGCACTCTGCTCGCAGCTGACGGTTTGCTCATAATTGCCTTGCCGAATGTATCGTCATTTGATGCAGGCGCGTACAAAAAGGATTGGGTTGCGTTGGATGTGCCGCGTCACTTACTGCATTTTACACCCGATACGTTAAAATCAATTTTACATAAAGCCGGTATGGAAATCGTGAAGCAACATCAAATGCCTCTGGATACTGTATTCAATTGCCTGATGAGCGAAAAAAAAATTATGGAAAATGTGCCATGGTACACGATTCCATTCTTTCTATTGCGAATGAAGTTACTTATTCTTATTTCGTGGATTGTTGGACTGAACAATAAAAGAGGTTCATCTGTAATGTATTATGTCCGCAAAATCAAAGCCTGA
- a CDS encoding sulfite exporter TauE/SafE family protein — protein MHDPILYYILIGAVAGTLGSMVGLGGGIIMVPALTILLGVDIKNAISASLISLVATSIMSVSVFAKKELVHFKLGLILVSTTIVGSFGGSYIGVFLDPNILMMLFTALMIFAAIMLIRNLKKNAEDGVYESRTDVQDGRFFGITGKYRSEKSNQVQGFTVRRVPLNIGLSTFAGAISGMLGVGGGVIQVPMMHLIGGVPIKVASATSSFMIGFTGLAGAIVYFMYDQFDVVMTSGLIIGIIGGSYLGSKIAMKVNSKFLIMVLLVVLLYTSFRMIMKVFN, from the coding sequence ATGCACGATCCGATTTTATATTATATCCTGATTGGCGCCGTCGCAGGGACGCTCGGTTCGATGGTGGGCCTGGGCGGGGGGATCATTATGGTTCCGGCATTAACCATATTACTCGGCGTGGACATAAAAAACGCCATCAGCGCCAGCCTGATTTCGCTTGTCGCCACATCCATCATGTCCGTATCCGTTTTTGCAAAGAAGGAACTGGTACATTTTAAATTAGGTTTAATTCTTGTGTCGACGACTATCGTCGGATCGTTTGGTGGAAGTTACATCGGAGTTTTCCTTGACCCCAATATTCTGATGATGTTATTTACCGCGCTGATGATATTTGCCGCGATCATGTTAATTCGTAATTTGAAAAAAAACGCTGAAGATGGTGTTTATGAATCACGAACGGATGTACAAGATGGCCGTTTTTTTGGCATAACCGGAAAATATCGATCTGAAAAATCCAATCAAGTGCAGGGGTTTACAGTACGACGCGTTCCTTTGAACATTGGGCTGTCAACATTTGCCGGCGCTATATCCGGCATGCTCGGCGTCGGCGGCGGCGTAATACAAGTTCCGATGATGCACCTGATCGGAGGTGTTCCGATAAAAGTCGCATCGGCAACGAGCAGTTTTATGATTGGTTTTACAGGGCTTGCCGGGGCGATCGTTTATTTTATGTATGACCAATTTGACGTAGTGATGACCTCCGGTTTGATCATTGGCATTATTGGCGGTTCCTATTTAGGATCTAAAATTGCAATGAAAGTGAACTCCAAGTTTCTCATTATGGTTTTATTGGTCGTTTTACTCTATACGTCATTTCGCATGATCATGAAAGTATTTAATTGA
- a CDS encoding S41 family peptidase codes for MKNPWLHKRTIGVLMVLLLSFSFFGGWFAESLVGDDYYYEVKRGIRLFGDVYKTITEKYVDEIPPKDFMRTGIDGLLATLDPYTVYYEGDESGDLDALMMGKYGGVGISVGIKDGFITVITTMDGSPAQRVGILPGDRIVGVNGLTAHDISLQEMSNFVKGEPGTKVRLTVLREGQDHRMDFELVREMIAVENISYTGMMNGSIGYIKITKFSKTANFDFVRALKDLKNSGMQSLILDLRGNPGGLLDAAIDVTNQFVKKGETITYTKGRIADASRNYNAINDPMFPDMPLVVLVDGGSASASEIVGGALQDLDRGVVIGSTTFGKGLVQTVYPLQERDAVIKITTAKYYTPSGRSIQKEDYSSRRTRKMERGDDGERDIFDTFGSGDTGSDSSKTQADRSNEKQVFKTAKGRSVYANGGITPDIEIASHEYTVYFREVLKRGLIFDYATNFVAHHARIDSDFAVDENLIIDFEKYLQTRNFNYISAAEKQMEEIERLAKKNNYGATAMDKIDVLRGELTAEKQKDFQNSKTFIAMTLEQEIVSRYFGNRARILTSFKYDKPYLAAVALLKNQDKYRQVLAGK; via the coding sequence TTGAAAAATCCATGGTTACACAAACGAACGATCGGCGTTCTCATGGTGCTTTTGCTCTCCTTTTCATTTTTCGGAGGGTGGTTCGCTGAATCGCTGGTTGGCGATGATTATTATTATGAAGTAAAACGCGGAATCCGCCTGTTTGGCGATGTTTATAAAACAATCACTGAAAAATACGTCGATGAAATTCCTCCAAAAGATTTCATGCGGACCGGCATCGACGGGCTCCTGGCGACATTGGATCCGTATACCGTTTACTATGAAGGCGATGAAAGCGGGGATTTGGACGCGCTCATGATGGGGAAATATGGCGGAGTAGGAATTTCAGTTGGTATAAAAGACGGATTTATTACCGTGATCACCACGATGGATGGCTCTCCGGCTCAGCGCGTAGGAATTTTACCCGGTGACCGCATCGTCGGGGTCAACGGCCTTACTGCGCATGATATTTCACTTCAGGAGATGTCCAACTTCGTTAAAGGTGAGCCGGGAACCAAAGTACGGCTGACGGTACTGCGTGAAGGACAGGATCATCGTATGGATTTTGAATTAGTAAGAGAGATGATAGCGGTTGAAAATATTTCGTATACGGGGATGATGAACGGCAGTATCGGATATATCAAAATTACAAAATTTTCAAAAACTGCGAATTTTGATTTTGTTCGAGCTCTAAAAGATCTTAAAAACAGCGGCATGCAATCTTTAATATTGGATCTGCGTGGGAATCCCGGTGGTCTGCTTGATGCGGCTATCGATGTAACCAATCAGTTCGTCAAAAAAGGTGAGACTATAACTTATACCAAAGGGCGGATTGCCGACGCATCACGCAATTACAATGCAATTAACGATCCCATGTTCCCGGATATGCCTTTAGTGGTATTGGTTGACGGCGGCAGCGCAAGCGCGTCGGAAATTGTAGGTGGCGCTTTACAGGATTTGGATCGCGGCGTGGTGATCGGATCAACGACCTTTGGAAAAGGATTGGTTCAAACCGTATATCCGCTCCAGGAAAGAGACGCCGTCATTAAAATTACAACGGCAAAATATTACACGCCCAGCGGGCGCAGTATTCAGAAGGAAGATTACTCGTCACGCAGAACAAGGAAAATGGAACGCGGCGATGACGGCGAAAGAGACATTTTTGACACATTCGGTTCCGGAGATACAGGCTCTGATTCGAGTAAAACCCAGGCTGATAGGTCAAATGAGAAGCAGGTTTTCAAAACTGCAAAAGGCCGAAGCGTGTACGCGAATGGAGGCATTACGCCGGATATTGAGATTGCCTCGCACGAATATACGGTATACTTCAGGGAGGTATTAAAACGCGGCCTGATCTTTGATTACGCTACGAACTTCGTAGCCCATCACGCTCGAATAGATTCCGATTTTGCCGTGGATGAAAACTTAATAATCGATTTTGAAAAATACTTGCAGACTAGAAATTTCAATTATATTTCGGCAGCGGAAAAGCAAATGGAAGAAATTGAACGGCTGGCAAAGAAGAATAATTACGGCGCAACGGCCATGGACAAAATTGACGTCCTGCGTGGTGAGCTTACCGCAGAGAAACAAAAAGATTTTCAGAACAGCAAAACTTTTATTGCAATGACTTTGGAACAAGAAATTGTATCGCGGTATTTTGGCAATAGGGCGCGTATTCTGACCAGCTTCAAATACGACAAACCGTATCTGGCGGCGGTCGCATTGTTAAAAAATCAGGATAAATATCGACAGGTGCTCGCAGGGAAGTAA